The genome window GTCGGCGCCGAGGCGACGCTGTGCGGTTGGGTCTGGAAGAGCCGCGACCTGGGCGGCCTGTTCTTCGTCGACCTGCGCGACCGCTACGGCTTCACCCAGCTCGTCGTAGACCCGGCGGTCGGCAAGGGGCTGCACAAGGCGGCCTCGAAGCTTAAGGGCGAGGACGTCGTCCGCGTCGTCGGCGAGGTGCGCCTCCGGCCGGAGGGGATGCGCCGCGACGACGTCCCGACGGGCGCGGTCGAGCTCCACGTGCGCAAGTTGGAGGTTTTGGCTCGAGCCAAGACTCCCCCCTTCAACTTAGCCGAAGAGGACCTACAGGTCCACGAGGACCTGCGCCTCGAGTACCGCTATCTGGACCTCCGCCGGCCGCGTATGCAGCGCACCCTCGCCGTCCGCCACCGCGCCGTCAAGGCCATCCGCGACTACCTGTCCGCGCGCGGCTTCGTCGAGGTCGAGACGCCCATCCTGATGCGGTCGACGCCGGAGGGCGCGCGGGACTACCTCGTCCCCAGCCGCGTCCACCGCGGGAAATTTTACGCGCTGCCGCAGTCGCCGCAGATGTACAAGCAGCTGCTGATGGCCGCGGGGGTGGACCGCTACTTCCAAATAGCGCGCTGCTTCCGCGACGAGGACCAGCGCGCCGACCGCCAGCCGGAGTTCACCCAGCTCGACGTCGAGATGTCGTTCGCCGACGAGGAGGACATCTTCGACGTTACGGAGGGCGTCTTCGCCGCGTCCTTCCGCGAGGGCATCGGCGTCGAGCTCGCGACGCCCTGGCCTCGGCTCACGTGGCGGGAGGCGATGTCGCGCTACGGCCGCGACAAGCCCGACGCGCGCTTCGGCCTCCTCCTCGAGGACGCGACGGATATATTCGCGGAAACTTCCTCCGAAATATTTTGTAAAATAATCGACGCCGGCGGTAGCGTCTTCGCCCTCCGAGTACCCGGGGGTTTGAGCCGCAAGCAGGTCGACGAGCTCGAGGCCACGGCTCGAGCCGACGGCGCCGGCGGCCTGGCCTCGTTCAAGGTCGGCCCGGGGGGCGCGCTTTCCGGCGCGCTGGCGAAGTTCTTCGACGACGGCGCCGCGGTGGCGCTGCTCGCGAAAACCGGCGCCGGGGAGGGCGACGCCGTCGTCGCGTGCGGCGGCCCGTTCGAGACCGCCGCCGTCGCGATGGGCTCCGTACGGCTCGCGCTGGCGGAAATGTTGAACGTCGAAAAAGAGGAAGGGTTCCACTTCCTGTGGGTCACGGACTTCCCGCTCTTCGAGCGGGACGCGGCGACGGGCGAACCGGTGCCGTCGCACCACCCGTTCACATCGCCCCGCCTCGAGGACGCTGACAAGTTGGAGGCCGCGCCCTTCGACGTGTTGTCGCGGGCGTACGACGTCGTCGTCAACGGCGTCGAGCTCGGCTCGGGCAGCGTCCGTATTCACGACGCCGCGCTGCAGCGGCGGGTATTCAAGGCGTTCGGCTATACCGACGAGGAGATAGAAGGCCGCTTCGGCTTCTTCCTGCGGGCGTTGGAGTACGGCACGCCGCCCCACGCCGGCATCGCGCCGGGCCTCGACCGCTGGGTAATGGTGATGTGCGGCGAGGAATCGATTCGCGAGGTCATCGCGTTCCCCAAGACGCTGCGGGCGTCATCGCCGATGGACGGCTCGCCGGCGCCGGTGGCGCGCGAGCAGCTCGACGAACTCGGCCTATCGCTCAAAGAAGAACCGGAAGGCAAGTAATAATATGAACGAGGAACGACGTCCCGAAATCCTGTGGGTCGACGACGAGATCGACCTCCTGAAGTCGCAGATCCAATTCCTCGAGAACCGCGGCTACCGCGTGACGACGCTCACCAACGGCCCGGACGCCGTGGCGTTGGTGAAGGAGCGATCCTTCAACGCCGTCCTGCTGGACGAGATAATGGTGGGGATGGACGGCATCGAGACGCTGCGGGAGCTCAAGGCCGTGGACGCGTCGCTACCGGTTATTATGGTCACGAAATCGACCGAAGAGACGTTGATGGACGACGCCTACTTCGGCGAGACCGACGACTTCTTGGTGAAGCCGGTGAACCCGCACCAGATCCTCTCGTCCCTTAAAAAAATCCTGGAACTCGACCGGCTCCGGCGCGACCGCTTCGTGGGGTCGTGGGGGGAATACTACAACCGCGCCCAGCTCGTCATAAACGACCCGGCGGCTACGTTCCGGGATTGGGCGGACCTTTACCTGGATATATGCCGCGCCCAACGCGAGATCGGCGATTTGGAACTCCAGGCGTTGGCGCCCCTCCAAAACGAATTGGTCGCGGAGGCGGACAGGACGTTCGCCGCGTTCGCGTGCGAAAATTACCCGTCGTGGGTAGCCGGAGAGGAAGGCGCGCCTCCCCTCTCTTGGAACGTCCTGGACGAGTTCGCCTTCCCCCAAATCGCGGCCGGGCGCCCGGTCTACTTCGTCGTCGTGGACTGCCTTCGCCTGGACCAATGGTTGCTGCTCGAGGAACGCCTCGGGCAGCTGTACCGCATCGAACGGTCCTTGTACTGCGGCGCCGTCCCGTCCTCCACCTTGTACGCCCGCAACGCCATCTTCGCCGGTAAGAAGCCGGCGGAGATGGCGGCCGCGTATAAGGAAGCATTCCGGGAAGAGAGCGGCCTGGGCGAATCGTTGAACCGCCACGAAGAGCAGTTTCTTTCCGACCACGCCGCGCGCCACGCGCCCAAGGCCAAAAAGGTCCGCTACTATAAATTCGCCAACCGCGAGCAGGAGAAGAAAGCCCGGAAAATAATCGATACGCTGTCGCCGCGCCCCTTCACCGCCTTCGTCTTCAATTTCATCGACACCGTAACGCACGAGTCGAGCCGGGGCGGCGCGTTCGATTCGCTCGCCCCCACGGCCGAAGCGCTCCCCCGCCTCGCCCTTACCTGGTACCTCGGCTCGCCGCTCGAGCAGCTGTTGAGGAAAATAGCCGAGGACAAAAACGCCGTGGTAGTACTCACCTCGGACCACGGCTCGACGCTCACCGACGCGCCGGCCGTGGTGTACGCCGACAAAGACGCGACCAAGACGCCGCGGTACTGGGTAGGCCGGGACCTCCGCCCCGAGGGCGAGGGGGCCTTCCTGGTCCGTCGCCCCGGGGACTTCGGCCTCCCCGACGACTACCTCGCCAAGACGTACGTGCTGGCGCAGAGCAACCGCCACCTCGTCTTCTCCCATCACCTGCGCGAATACCACCGGCGGTTCGAAGGGGGTTTCTACCACGGCGGCGTTTCGCTTCCGGAGCTGATTTTACCGGTCGCGACTATGACGCCGAAGTAAAATGAGTGCCGGATTCGAGGATGAGGTGCTGGCGTGGTGCCGGCGGGAGGGCCTATTGCCCCCCGGCGCCTCGGCACTCGTCGCCGCCTCCGGCGGCCCGGACTCGACGGCGCTGCTCCATGCCCTCAACGCGCCGGCGGCCGCCGAGCGGTGGCGCCTGGGCGTCGCGCACCTCGACCACGCGCTGCGGCCCGAAAGCGCCGACGACGCCGCGTTCGTGCGGGAGCAGGCCGCGTCGCTGGGGCTCCCCTTCTTCGGCGCGCGCGTCGACGTGCCGTCGCATCCCGCCGGCGTAGGCCGTTCGACCGAAGAGGCCGGCCGCCTCGCGCGGCGCTCGTTCCTCAAACGCGCCGCCCGCGAGTTCGGCGCCGATGCCGTCGCGTTGGGCCACACCGTCGACGACCAGGCCGAGACGGTCCTGCTTAACCTGACGCGGGGCGCCGGGACGCTGGGCCTGGCCGCGATGCCGCCCGCCGCGGGTATATTCGTCCGGCCCCTCCTGGCGCGCAGCCGCGCCGACGTCCTGGCCTACCTCGGCGAGCTGGGCGTCCCGTGGCGCGAGGACCCTACCAACCGCGACCCG of bacterium contains these proteins:
- the aspS gene encoding aspartate--tRNA ligase translates to MQRTHSCGELNENNVGAEATLCGWVWKSRDLGGLFFVDLRDRYGFTQLVVDPAVGKGLHKAASKLKGEDVVRVVGEVRLRPEGMRRDDVPTGAVELHVRKLEVLARAKTPPFNLAEEDLQVHEDLRLEYRYLDLRRPRMQRTLAVRHRAVKAIRDYLSARGFVEVETPILMRSTPEGARDYLVPSRVHRGKFYALPQSPQMYKQLLMAAGVDRYFQIARCFRDEDQRADRQPEFTQLDVEMSFADEEDIFDVTEGVFAASFREGIGVELATPWPRLTWREAMSRYGRDKPDARFGLLLEDATDIFAETSSEIFCKIIDAGGSVFALRVPGGLSRKQVDELEATARADGAGGLASFKVGPGGALSGALAKFFDDGAAVALLAKTGAGEGDAVVACGGPFETAAVAMGSVRLALAEMLNVEKEEGFHFLWVTDFPLFERDAATGEPVPSHHPFTSPRLEDADKLEAAPFDVLSRAYDVVVNGVELGSGSVRIHDAALQRRVFKAFGYTDEEIEGRFGFFLRALEYGTPPHAGIAPGLDRWVMVMCGEESIREVIAFPKTLRASSPMDGSPAPVAREQLDELGLSLKEEPEGK
- a CDS encoding response regulator, with amino-acid sequence MNEERRPEILWVDDEIDLLKSQIQFLENRGYRVTTLTNGPDAVALVKERSFNAVLLDEIMVGMDGIETLRELKAVDASLPVIMVTKSTEETLMDDAYFGETDDFLVKPVNPHQILSSLKKILELDRLRRDRFVGSWGEYYNRAQLVINDPAATFRDWADLYLDICRAQREIGDLELQALAPLQNELVAEADRTFAAFACENYPSWVAGEEGAPPLSWNVLDEFAFPQIAAGRPVYFVVVDCLRLDQWLLLEERLGQLYRIERSLYCGAVPSSTLYARNAIFAGKKPAEMAAAYKEAFREESGLGESLNRHEEQFLSDHAARHAPKAKKVRYYKFANREQEKKARKIIDTLSPRPFTAFVFNFIDTVTHESSRGGAFDSLAPTAEALPRLALTWYLGSPLEQLLRKIAEDKNAVVVLTSDHGSTLTDAPAVVYADKDATKTPRYWVGRDLRPEGEGAFLVRRPGDFGLPDDYLAKTYVLAQSNRHLVFSHHLREYHRRFEGGFYHGGVSLPELILPVATMTPK